The window GGGCAAGCCGCGTTCGACGGCGGACCACTACCGGGTCGCCAGCGTCACGAAGACGTTCGTCGCGACCGTCGTCCTGCAACTGGAGGCGGAGGGACTGCTGTCGCTGGACGACACGGTGGAGGAGTGGCTGCCGGGCGTGGTCCGGGGCAACGGCCACGACGGCCGGAAGATCACGCTGCGCCAGCTCCTCAACCACTCCAGCGGCATCTTCGACTACCTGCGTGACACCGGCTTCCAGCAGAAGTACATGACCCCGGACGGCTTCATGAAGCACCGCTTCGACCAGGCCTCCCCCGAGGACGCGATCGCCATCGCCATGGGGAACAAGCCGCACTTCGATGAGCCGGGCACGTCGTTCGCGTACTCCAACACCAACTACGTCCTGGCCGCGCGGGTGATCGAGAAGGCCACGGGCAGCGACGACTACGCCGACGAGATCGAACGGCGGATCATCGCCCCGCTGAAGCTGTCCTCCACATCGGTCCCCACCCGGGTCACCCTGCCCCGGCCCAGCAGCCGCGCGTACTCCAAGCTGGCCAAGACGGACACGGGCCCGACGTACGACGTCACGGAGCTGAACCCGCGCCTGGCCTACGGCTCCGGCCAGATGGTCTCCAGCTCGGCCGACCTGACCCGCTTCTACTCGGCCCTGCTCCGGGGCAAGCTGCTTCGGCCCGAGCAGCTGAAGGAGATGAAGACCACGATTCCCTCCAGCCGCGACACCAACCGCTACGGTCTGGGGCTCGTCGACCGCAAGCTTGAGTGTGGCGTCCACGTCTGGGGCCACGACGGCGGCATCTTCGGCTCGAACACGGACGTGGTGACGACCGAGGACGGCCGGCACTCCCTCGCCGTCAACTTCAACGGCGACTGGTCGGGAAGCACCGACGCGATCATCGAGGCGGAGTTCTGCGGTAAGTAGCTGGTCGCTACGGCTTCTCTTCTCGGCCTACATGGGTGAGGAACGCCGTCCACGCGGCCGGGGGGAGGAGCAGGGCGGGGCCGGTGGGGGTTTTGGAGTCGCGGATGGCTATGGAGGGGGAGAGGTGGGTGGCTTCCAGGCAGTTCTGGCCGGTGCCGTCGCTGTAGGACGACTTGAACCAGGACTGGGCGGAGGCGAGTTCGTGCGCGGCAGGGTGCGTGGGCATGGTCTACAGCTCTCGTTGTAGTCGGTGCAGGAAGTCGGGAGTGTCCTCGGGCGGCAGGGCTGATGCTGTCATGGCTTCGAACCGACGGATGAAACGATCGACCACACGGCGCTTGTCCGAGGTGTGGGTGGCTCCCCACGGGCTGTCGATCTGGACGCGCGGCGGCAGTTCGTCTCCGAGGTCGAGGATCGCGAAGTCGTTCGTCGAGCGATAGCCGGGGCGGAAGGGCAGCACCTGGATCGTGATGTGCTCCCAGCCCGACATCTTCTCGATCCTCGTGTACTGCTCGCGCATCACCTCGCTCCCTCCGACCGGGTACCGAAGTGCGGCTTCCCCGAGGATGACGTGCAGCTTGACGGGGCTTTCCCGGGTGAGCACCTCCTGGCGCTTCATCCGCAGCTCAACGCTACTGCGTACGAACTCCGCCGTGGTGTCCTCGATGGGCTTGTGAGCCTCCAGGAGGGCGCGGGCATACGGTTGCGTCTGGAGCAGGCCGTAGACCAGGGTCGGGTGGTACACCTTCATGCTGCGGGACTCGGGTTCCAGCCCGACGAACGCCGGCATCCCGGCGGGCATGAGCCCCCGGTACTGGGTCAGCCAGTCCTGCTGGTTGGACTCCTTGTTGAGGCTCATCAGCGACTCGATGACGTCCTCGTCGGAGACCCCGTATTTGTCCAGCAGCTTCCGCAGATCTCCGATGTTCCGGAAGTTCAGCGCGCCCTGCTCGATCCGCAGCAGCGAGGCCTCGGAGATACGCAGCCCTTGTACCGCCTGCTTACGGGTGAGCCCGCCCCCTCGATCGCCGAGACCGCAGCTCTCCCGCAACTGGCGCAGTTGCAGACCAAGTTCGAGTCGCTGTGCCGTGCGCCCACGCTTGGCAGCCATGTGCACTGTCCCTTCGATCCAGCACGCTGTGCTTGTGCCCGTGTACCGAGTGTGACACGGCCTGTGCGGGCGCTGCAGGTGAATGTGCACATGTAGGCATAGTCCAATCCTGACTTCTCTGAAATTTCTGGGGAGTTTCGATTGCTGGTCGATCGGCCTGCTCGAGACCGTAAAGGGGCAGCTCAAGCGAAAGGGACCCCCATGCCCCACCCCCACACCCCTGCCCTCCTCACCCACGACTGGTCCATGGGCTACCCCATGACCCTCCGCAGCGTCCGGCTGGCCCGGCTGCACACCCGGAGACGGCTGACGATGTGGAACTGGGCCGGAGACCTCGACGACGCCGTGCTCGTCACGTCGGAGCTCGTCGCTAACGCGGTACTGCACGGCAGGGTCGTAGGGCACGAACTGTGGTTGCGGCAAGCCGTGCTGGAGGACGGCCGGCTGTCCATCGAGGTCTCGGACCCCGTACGGGCGTTTCCGGAGGTCAGGGAGGGGGCGGGAGGAGAGACCGGCCGGGGTCTGGTCGTGGTGTCCGGGATCGCCGAGGAACTGGACTGGTTCCTGCGCGAGGAGGTCGGCAAGACGGTACGGGCACGCCTTGCGGCCGGTGGGTGACACAACTGTCGGGGCCGCCCGCTTCTTTGCCAGTGTCGTGCTGCGGCGAGCCGAGTAAAGGGCGCTGCGCGTCGCCTGCGGCGATCGGCCTTCGGCCGCCCCTTGACTCGCCTCGCCGCAGCACGGGAGAGAAGCGAGCGAACGGCCCGGAAAGGCGGGTGGCCGAGCCCTGTGTGCGGTCATCGGCCCGTTGGCCTGCCGGGCGGCGTGGGCGTACGCGCCCGCAGCGAGCAGCACGCCGGGTGGGATCGGCGGCGATCGGAGCGTCTGGGCGCTTACGGAGGGTGTTGGTCCAGGCAGGGCGAGGTGCTGGTGGCCGAAGGGCTCCGATCGGCCATCTATGAGGCGTGAGGCATCCGGCTGGTGAGATACCCGCTCACGTTTCGAGAAGTTCGAGAAGAACGACCGGACCTTCCATACCTCGGCTGCCCGGCTACGAACCCCTAGTGAGGCAGAGCAGAAAAGTCGGCACCCGAGGGGGTTTTCTCATGGCGGGACAGCAGCTCCAGGAGGTGGTCAGGGGCTCCGTTGTCGCCGAGCGGTTCGCCGCGTTGCTGGCGGAGGTCGCTCATCTGGACGAGGTGCGGATCGACAGCGACTTCTTCGATGATCTCGGCGCCGACTCCCTGGTGATGGCGCACTTCTGCGCACGGGTGCGGAACCTGCCCGACCTGCCGGCGGTGTCGATGCGGGACGTGTACCGGCATCCGACCGCCGGGGGACTGGCGGCCGCACTGGTCGACAGCACCCCGCGACCGCCGGTCGAAACCGGGGTGCCCAGTCCATCGGGACTGCCCAGGGCACCGGTGACAACACCGGTGCCGCCGACCGGCCGCCCGCACCGTGTGCTGTGCGGGGCGCTGCAGATGCTGGCCTTCCTCGGTTACTCCTTCCTTCTCGCCTTCGTCACCGCACAGGGCTACGAATGGATCGCCGCGCAGGAGCATCTGCTCGACGCCTATCTACGGAGCGTCGTGTTCGGTGCCGCGCTGTTCGTCGTGCTGTGTGCCCTGCCCGTGGTCGCCAAGTGGGTGCTGATCGGCCGGTTCACGCCACGGCGGTTCCGCGTCTGGAGCCTCACCTACTTTCGGTTCTGGCTGGTCAAGACGCTGATCCGGTCGAGCCCGCTGGTCCTGTTCGCCGGATCGCCGCTCTACCCGCTCTATCTGAGGGCCCTGGGCGCGCGGATCGGCAAGGGCGTGACGATCCTGTCGCGCAGCGCCCCCGTCTGCACCGATCTGCTGTCTGTCGGTGACGGCACGCTCGTCCGCAAGGACGCGCTGCTCAGTTGCTACCGCGCGGTCGACGGTGTGATCGAGACGGGGCCGGTCACCCTGGGCCGGGGCGCGGTCGTGAGTGAGGTGACGGTGCTGGACATCGGGTCCCGGCTGGGGGACGGGGCCAGGCTCGCGCACGCGTCCTCCCTGCACACCGGGCAGACGGTCCCCGACGGTGAGCACTGGCACGGTTCCCCGGCCCAGCCGGCGGACGGGGCCTTTCCGGAGGTGGAGCCCGCCCGGTGCGGCACCGCGCGGCGAGCGACGCACGGGGTTCTGATGCTGCTCACGGCGCTGCTGGTGTATCTGCCGCTCGCGGTGGGCTGCCTGGACGTGCTGCTCTCCCGGATGCTGGAGGGATCCGCCGTGCTGAAGGGCGGGGCGACGGTGCTCTATGTCGACCTGCTGATCGTCACGGTCGTCGTCTTCTTCGGCGGGGTGCTCGCCGCGCTGGCGGTCCTGGCCACCGTCCCCCGGCTGCTGGGTAGCTTCGTACGGCCCGGCCGGACGTACCCGCTCTTCGGCTTCCGCCACACCGTGCACCGCACGATCGTCCTGATGACGAACAGGAAGTCCCTGACCCGGCTGTTCGGCGACAGCACGTGCATCGTCCACTACCTGCGCTGGATCGGGTATCGCCTCTCACCTGTGGAGCAGACGGGCTCCAACTTCGGCACCCAGGTCAAGCACGAGAGCCCCTTCTTGAGCGCGGTGGGTACCGGGACCATGGTCGCCGACGGGTTGTCCCTGATGAACGCCGAGTACTCCAGTACGTCGTTCCGGCTGTCGCGGACCTCGATCGGGGCGCACAACTTCCTCGGGAACCGGATCGCCTACCCGGTGGGTGGGCGGACCGGCGACAACTGCCTGCTGGGTACGAAGGTGGCGATTCCCGTCAGCGGGCCGCTTCGGCACGATGTCGGACTGCTCGGCTCGCCCTGCTTCGAGATCCCTCGGTCGGTGGCGCGGGACAGCACCTTCGACGAACTCAAGGACGGGAACGGTCTCGGCCGTCGCCTCGCGGCCAAGAACCGGCACAACGCCGTCACCATGGCCTGGCACCTGCTCACGGGGTGGCTGTTCTTCTTCAGTGTGGTTCTGCTGTTCGCGCTCGCCGCGAGTCAGTACCCGGTGTGGGGCACGGCGGCCCTCGCGCTCGCCAACGCCCTCCTGCTGCCGTTCACCCTGGTGTACTACGTCCTCCTGGAGCGGGCCGTCACGGTGGTGCACCGGCCGGAGCCGCTGTTCTGCTCGATCTACGACCGCCGGTTCTGGGTTCGTGAGCGGTACTGGAAGGTGCCGTCCGAGACGTATCTGCACGTCCTCGACGGGACACCGTTCAAGAGCCTCGTCTGGCGGCTGCTCGGCGTGCGGATCGGGGCCCGGGTCTTCGACGACGGCTGCGCCGTGACCGAGCGGCCCATGGTCCGGATCGGGGACGACTGCACCCTCAACGCGGGCAGCGTCCTGCAGTGCCACTCCCAGGAGGACGGCACGTTCAAGTCGGACCGCAGCGCGCTCGGCGCCCGCTGCACCCTCGGCGTCGGAGCGTTCGTGCACTACGGCGTGACGGTCGGGGACGGTGCCGTGCTGACGGCGGACTCCTTCCTGATGAAGGGCGAGACGGTCCCCGAACACACCCGCTGGGCGGGCAATCCGGCCCGCCCCCTGGACGACGGCGACGGAGGTGCGTGGTGATGGCGGCGACAACGACCGAGGCCCGCGTCCCCGCGAGCGACAGCCGGGCTGACGGCGGTTTCACGGCCGTGCCCCGGTGGGCGAAGGACCCGGTGCCCGGGAGTGGGGTGCAGGTCAGCCGTGTCCCCGGCGAGGTGACGGCCGCCCTGCGGGCGCGGGCCCGTGAACTCGGTGTGCCGTTCGCCGCGATTCTGCTCGCGGCCCACGCGAAGGTGCTGGCCCTGCTCTCCGGCGATCCCGAGGTGCGCAGCGGTTACCTCTCCCCGGCGGGGGCGGGGATCTTCGAGGTGACCGTCGGGCCCGGCACCTGGGGTGAGCTGGTGCGGGCGGCGGGGCGGGCCGAGTCGGAGGTGCCTGCGCCCGGGCCCGGGCCCGGGCCTGAGGTGGTCTTTGCCCCTACAGGGCAGGAGGTCGTCGTCCCGTCGGTAGGCGACGGCGGCCCGCTGCTCGGCGTATCGGCAGGTGAGGACAACGGCCGGCTCGTGCTGCGGCTGCGGCACCGGACCGATCTGCTGGACGCCGACTGTGCCGCGCGGATCGGGGGGTACCACCTCGCCGCGCTGGAGGCGATCGCCGCCGACCCCGACTCCCGCCACGACCTGGGCAGCCTGCTGTCCGCGGACGAACTCCGGTTCCAGCTCGACGAGCTGGGGGCTGGGCCGCGCCGGGCGCTGCCGGACCGTCGGTTCCATGAACTGTTCGAGGAGCGGGTGCGCCGGAATCCGGACGCCGTCGCCGTGGTTCAGCAGGGCCGCCGCCTCACGTACGCGGACCTCAATGCCCGGGCCAACCGGGCGGCCCGTGCCCTGCTGGCCGAGGGGCTCGGTCCTGAGGGCACGGTCGCCGTGGTGACCGAGCGGGACCTCCACTGGGCGGTCGGTGTGCTCGGTGTCCTCAAGGCCGGTGGTGTGTATCTGCCTGTCGACCCGCATCATCCGCCCGGCCGCATCGGCGCGATGCTGACCCGCGCCGAGTGTGGGTACGTCCTCACCGAACCCGGCAGCACCGGGCGGCTGGACCGGGCGCTCGAGACGCTTCCCGGAATCCGGCGGCTGCTCGTCCCGGACCTCGCGGACGGGGCCGGCGACGGAACGGACCTCGGCCTGGACATAGCGGCGGACCGGCTCGCGTACGTCTTCTTCACCTCCGGGTCCACCGGGGAGCCGAAGGGCGCGCTGTGCGAGCACGCCGGGCTGCTCAACCATCTGTACGCCAAGATCGACGATCTGGGCATCGGCGAGGGCACCGTGGTGGCGCAGACGGCCTCGCAGTGCTTCGACATCTCGCTGTGGCAGCTGCTCGCCGGGCTGCTGACCGGTGGGCGGACCCTGCTGGTCGAGCAGGACGCCATCCTCGACGCGGACCGGTTCCTGGACCGGATCGCCGGAGGACGCGTCAACGTCCTGCAAGTCGTGCCGTCGTATCTCGACGTCATCCTGTCCGCGCTGGAACGCGTCCCCCGGGACCTGCCCGATCTGCGGTGTGTGTCCGTCACCGGCGAGGCGTTGCGCGGTGAGCTGGTCCAGCGGTGGTTCGCGGGCGGGCCCGCTGTGCGTCTGGTGAACGCCTATGGGCTGACCGAGACGTCCGACGACACCCACCACGAGGTGATGGACCGGGCGCCCGCCGGTGACCGGATCCCGATCGGGCGGCCCATCGCCAACGTGCACCAGTAC of the Streptomyces koelreuteriae genome contains:
- a CDS encoding serine hydrolase domain-containing protein → MRKQLRTTLMAAKAVALTAALAAPALAAPSNGGHEATRQAVRAAVADGVPGVTLTVRRGHGTWAATAGVGDLETGKPRSTADHYRVASVTKTFVATVVLQLEAEGLLSLDDTVEEWLPGVVRGNGHDGRKITLRQLLNHSSGIFDYLRDTGFQQKYMTPDGFMKHRFDQASPEDAIAIAMGNKPHFDEPGTSFAYSNTNYVLAARVIEKATGSDDYADEIERRIIAPLKLSSTSVPTRVTLPRPSSRAYSKLAKTDTGPTYDVTELNPRLAYGSGQMVSSSADLTRFYSALLRGKLLRPEQLKEMKTTIPSSRDTNRYGLGLVDRKLECGVHVWGHDGGIFGSNTDVVTTEDGRHSLAVNFNGDWSGSTDAIIEAEFCGK
- a CDS encoding DUF397 domain-containing protein — protein: MPTHPAAHELASAQSWFKSSYSDGTGQNCLEATHLSPSIAIRDSKTPTGPALLLPPAAWTAFLTHVGREEKP
- a CDS encoding helix-turn-helix domain-containing protein — encoded protein: MAAKRGRTAQRLELGLQLRQLRESCGLGDRGGGLTRKQAVQGLRISEASLLRIEQGALNFRNIGDLRKLLDKYGVSDEDVIESLMSLNKESNQQDWLTQYRGLMPAGMPAFVGLEPESRSMKVYHPTLVYGLLQTQPYARALLEAHKPIEDTTAEFVRSSVELRMKRQEVLTRESPVKLHVILGEAALRYPVGGSEVMREQYTRIEKMSGWEHITIQVLPFRPGYRSTNDFAILDLGDELPPRVQIDSPWGATHTSDKRRVVDRFIRRFEAMTASALPPEDTPDFLHRLQREL
- a CDS encoding ATP-binding protein, translated to MPHPHTPALLTHDWSMGYPMTLRSVRLARLHTRRRLTMWNWAGDLDDAVLVTSELVANAVLHGRVVGHELWLRQAVLEDGRLSIEVSDPVRAFPEVREGAGGETGRGLVVVSGIAEELDWFLREEVGKTVRARLAAGG
- a CDS encoding Pls/PosA family non-ribosomal peptide synthetase, producing the protein MAGQQLQEVVRGSVVAERFAALLAEVAHLDEVRIDSDFFDDLGADSLVMAHFCARVRNLPDLPAVSMRDVYRHPTAGGLAAALVDSTPRPPVETGVPSPSGLPRAPVTTPVPPTGRPHRVLCGALQMLAFLGYSFLLAFVTAQGYEWIAAQEHLLDAYLRSVVFGAALFVVLCALPVVAKWVLIGRFTPRRFRVWSLTYFRFWLVKTLIRSSPLVLFAGSPLYPLYLRALGARIGKGVTILSRSAPVCTDLLSVGDGTLVRKDALLSCYRAVDGVIETGPVTLGRGAVVSEVTVLDIGSRLGDGARLAHASSLHTGQTVPDGEHWHGSPAQPADGAFPEVEPARCGTARRATHGVLMLLTALLVYLPLAVGCLDVLLSRMLEGSAVLKGGATVLYVDLLIVTVVVFFGGVLAALAVLATVPRLLGSFVRPGRTYPLFGFRHTVHRTIVLMTNRKSLTRLFGDSTCIVHYLRWIGYRLSPVEQTGSNFGTQVKHESPFLSAVGTGTMVADGLSLMNAEYSSTSFRLSRTSIGAHNFLGNRIAYPVGGRTGDNCLLGTKVAIPVSGPLRHDVGLLGSPCFEIPRSVARDSTFDELKDGNGLGRRLAAKNRHNAVTMAWHLLTGWLFFFSVVLLFALAASQYPVWGTAALALANALLLPFTLVYYVLLERAVTVVHRPEPLFCSIYDRRFWVRERYWKVPSETYLHVLDGTPFKSLVWRLLGVRIGARVFDDGCAVTERPMVRIGDDCTLNAGSVLQCHSQEDGTFKSDRSALGARCTLGVGAFVHYGVTVGDGAVLTADSFLMKGETVPEHTRWAGNPARPLDDGDGGAW
- a CDS encoding non-ribosomal peptide synthetase → MAATTTEARVPASDSRADGGFTAVPRWAKDPVPGSGVQVSRVPGEVTAALRARARELGVPFAAILLAAHAKVLALLSGDPEVRSGYLSPAGAGIFEVTVGPGTWGELVRAAGRAESEVPAPGPGPGPEVVFAPTGQEVVVPSVGDGGPLLGVSAGEDNGRLVLRLRHRTDLLDADCAARIGGYHLAALEAIAADPDSRHDLGSLLSADELRFQLDELGAGPRRALPDRRFHELFEERVRRNPDAVAVVQQGRRLTYADLNARANRAARALLAEGLGPEGTVAVVTERDLHWAVGVLGVLKAGGVYLPVDPHHPPGRIGAMLTRAECGYVLTEPGSTGRLDRALETLPGIRRLLVPDLADGAGDGTDLGLDIAADRLAYVFFTSGSTGEPKGALCEHAGLLNHLYAKIDDLGIGEGTVVAQTASQCFDISLWQLLAGLLTGGRTLLVEQDAILDADRFLDRIAGGRVNVLQVVPSYLDVILSALERVPRDLPDLRCVSVTGEALRGELVQRWFAGGPAVRLVNAYGLTETSDDTHHEVMDRAPAGDRIPIGRPIANVHQYVVDENLLPVPLGAPGAIVFSGVCVGRGYVNDAERTAQSYLEDPHRPGRRLYRGGDFGRWRPDGKLEFLGRRDAQVKIRGFRVEIGEVENTLLRVPGVTDCAVVVSGVEGHGRQLAAFCAGGGAVSAEELRERLADLLPAYMVPASFHRLDRLPLTANGKTDRKALVALAEDLGPARESGGAPRTPAERRLAARWEAELGLPPGRIRRDDDFFDLGGTSLTAVRLAVSLDRVISPRDLTGHPVLADLAHLIDTRTSHER